A section of the Glandiceps talaboti chromosome 8, keGlaTala1.1, whole genome shotgun sequence genome encodes:
- the LOC144438710 gene encoding dual serine/threonine and tyrosine protein kinase-like, which produces MAAPQLRGDSEVDVLKEAFSMYTKDSKSLLRIKDKTIQCYDGVRRQLSTGLQQAVEERGLKLLERKEQREIGRVSQKPNLIFIGQTNSGKSSLINLILGGTFVVARETPCTARLVKLRYGDKPMAYVVSKDDKIIEQREIKRRVPQEFIELKKGRRDPEAIGTYVLAQVKSEFLESGIELVDSPGLQENEELDKMVLGELRKVVPFVVYVLDGKNQLTNQDRDDIRKVQEGHRDIFFVVTKVDKDEDEDDDDDDIPEEEVVREKKTRAYNSLVKEGFLPAGVPMEKCLTFHGISNWRVKQYQKDRSRAYIPFVDDYDHFKNCLCNFVSSSLGAIIVSASTTLVASHTRCLDFFIGRATKSKHTEEESKKKMEMCRQTENKIYSKMVNKIRNRKSGLTRSAAKAITDKKDEILKIASKFKFRDIDVPRDELINNNELAKQCTDQIERLVISLLSTNITETLGSAFKDEDDILSDLVNVAKELENIGHDSRTDSESESDYTISEILKQCTMSSYNVENAITLEKGTWKSSMRKYMKKTLFLVRNPMAAWRGQLSVNEKWKRSVAGDILSRVNAEAIATRVIEQATQHLETCHESFGEAMTDLETVLKYAFKTNDKERSRIRDMAPKIARLELETHSIIDTRKYGIPTLGRKIGQGSQGDVFECGNFVNGEPCVIKVIDMKRKINDPDDLALEVHYTRSFGSYDRILPLYASIEHDGYLFLVTPRMKWDLMKALPHIKYEVTRLQIAIETAKAIRFLHGEGIVHRDIKTENVLLSDDGDVKVADFGLCKAEGLITDSIVGAPIAMPPEVIRGEAHNKSIDVYAFGILLWFILEGSGTCPKNYAQVRRPTDLMFLCMDGHRPEYISKFDKKSWDLMQRCWSGEAHDRPTFDEIVNELIKIKYKTDPNKT; this is translated from the exons ATGGCGGCACCACAGCTACGGGGAGATTCGGAAGTGGATGTCTTGAAAGAAGCGTTTTCGATGTATACGAAAGACTCCAAGAGCCTACTACGAATCAAGGACAAAACCATTCAATGCTATGATGGTGTACGACGCCAACTTTCGACTGGGTTACAGCAAGCGGTTGAAGAAAGGGGGCTAAAGCTGTTAGAGAGGAAAGAACAACGAGAGATTGGAAGAGTTAGCCAGAAGCCCAACTTGATTTTTATCGGACAGACAAATTCAGGCAAGAGTTCGTTAATTAATTTAATACTTGGTGGTACATTCGTCGTAGCGAGAGAAACACCTTGCACAGCTCGACTAGTAAAATTAAGATATGGCGATAAACCGATGGCATATGTTGTATCGAAGGACGACAAAATTATAGAGCAGAGGGAAATAAAAAGAAGAGTGCCACAAGAATTCATAGAACTTAAAAAAGGGCGAAGAGATCCAGAAGCAATTGGTACCTATGTCTTAGCACAGGTAAAGAGTGAGTTCCTTGAGAGTGGCATCGAATTAGTTGATTCGCCAGGGCTACAGGAAAACGAAGAACTCGACAAGATGGTCCTCGGCGAACTTCGCAAGGTCGTCCCATTTGTGGTGTACGTACTGGACGGCAAAAATCAACTGACAAACCAG GATCGAGATGACATCAGAAAGGTTCAGGAGGGACATCGTGACATTTTCTTTGTCGTAACCAAGGTCGATAAAGATGAAGATGaggatgacgatgatgatgatattccCGAGGAGGAAGTTGTAAGAGAAAAGAAAACACGTGCTTATAACAGTCTAGTCAAGGAAGGTTTTCTGCCGGCTGGAGTACCGATGGAAAAGTGTCTAACTTTCCATGGCATTTCAAACTGGAGAGTTAAACAATACCAAAAGGATAGAAGTAGGGCTTATATACCGTTCGTTGACGATTACGATCATTTTAAGAACTGCCTTTGCAACTTCGTGTCTTCCTCTCTTGGTGCCATTATTGTTAGTGCAAGCACTACTCTGGTAGCATCGCATACTCGCTGCCTTGACTTCTTCATCGGCAGGGCAACAAAATCCAAACATACAGAAGAAGAGTCGAAGAAGAAGATGGAGATGTGCCGCCAAACGGAAAATAAGATCTACTCCAAGATGGTCAACAAAATCCGAAATCGAAAAAGTGGTTTGACAAGGAGTGCAGCCAAAGCCATCACAgataaaaaagatgaaatactgaaaattgcttcaaagtTCAAATTCAGAGATATAGATGTTCCCAGGGACGAGCTGATCAACAACAACGAGCTGGCAAAGCAGTGTACCGACCAAATCGAACGTCTTGTCATCTCACTCCTGAGCACAAATATCACAGAGACTTTAGGAAGTGCCTTCAAAGACGAAGACGACATCTTGTCCGACCTGGTGAATGTAGCAAAAGAGTTAGAAAACATTGGACATGATTCACGCACTGATTCAGAGTCGGAGTCAGACTACACAATTTCGGAAATCCTCAAGCAGTGTACCATGTCTTCCTACAATGTTGAAAACGCAATCACCCTAGAGAAAGGCACTTGGAAATCATCGATGCGAAAATACATGAAGAAAACGCTATTCCTGGTGCGAAATCCGATGGCTGCATGGCGGGGACAACTAAGCGTGAATGAAAAATGGAAGAGGTCAGTTGCAGGTGATATCCTAAGTCGTGTCAACGCTGAAGCAATTGCAACGAGAGTGATCGAGCAAGCCACGCAGCATCTCGAAACGTGTCATGAAAGTTTTGGGGAAGCCATGACAGATCTTGAAACCGTCCTGAAATACGCCTTCAAAACAAACGACAAAGAGCGATCGCGAATAAGAGATATGGCACCAAAAATAGCACGCTTGGAGCTGGAAACCCATTCAATCATCGACACTAGGAAATACGGAATACCAACCCTAGGTAGGAAGATAGGACAGGGCAGTCAGGGAGACGTCTTTGAATGTGGAAACTTTGTAAATGGTGAACCATGTGTCATTAAAGTTATCGACATGAAGAGAAAGATCAATGACCCCGATGACCTAGCCCTTGAAGTACATTATACGAG GTCATTTGGCTCATACGACAGAATACTACCTCTATATGCAAGTATAGAACATGATGGTTACCTGTTTCTTGTGACACCTCGCATGAAGTGGGACCTGATGAAAGCTTTACCTCACATCAAGTACGAGGTGACGAGACTTCAAATAGCCATTGAAACAGCCAAAGCTATTCGATTCTTACATGGCGAAGGGATAGTTCACAGAGATATCAAAACAGAGAATGTTTTG TTGAGCGATGATGGTGATGTTAAAGTTGCAGACTTCGGACTCTGCAAAGCAGAAGGCCTTATCACTGATTCGATTGTTGGTGCTCCCATAGCAATGCCCCCAGAGGTCATCCGAGGAGAAGCTCACAACAAGTCGATCGATGTTTACGCCTTCGGTATTCTGCTTTGGTTTATTTTGGAAGGGTCCGGTACTTGTCCTAAAAACTACGCACAGGTTAGACGTCCAACTGATTTGATGTTTCTTTGCATGGACGGACACCGTCCGGAGTATATCTCAAAGTTTGACAAGAAATCATGGGACTTAATGCAGAGATGTTGGAGTGGAGAAGCACACGATAGACCCACATTTGACGAAATTGTCAACGAACTCATTAAGATTAAATATAAAACTGATCCAAATAAAACGTGA
- the LOC144438852 gene encoding dual serine/threonine and tyrosine protein kinase-like, translating into MATSQRRGDSEEDVLKAAFLSYTEDSRNVLRIKDATVQCYDDIRCRLSPGLMKAINERGLKLLDRKEQQDIDRVGQRPSLIFVGQTNSGKSSLINLILGHTYVVARETPCTARLVKLRYGEKPMAYVVSKDDKIIEQRDIKRRVPEEFIELKKGRRDPETIGTYVLAEVKNEFLESGIELVDSPGLQENEELDKMVLGELSRIVPFVVYVLDGKNQLTNQDREDIRKVREGNREIFFVVTKVDKDEDEDDDDGDIPEMEVVREKKTRAYNSLVKEGFLPTEVPMEKCPTFHGISNWRVRQFKGNKEYMPFVEDYNRFKNCLCSFVSSSLGAIIVSASTTLVASHTRCLDFFIGRATQSKYTEEESKQKMDTCRQTENKIYSKMFNKIRTRKSGFTSSVAKAITDKKAAILKIASSHKFIDIDVPGDELVNKNELAKQCTEQIERLVISFLSTNITETLGSDFRDENSIMADLVQTAQELEMVGQKSDSDYEVSEILRQCTMSSYNVENAIALEQTTWKMSARRFIRKTIDMMRDPIATLRGQIRVNEKWKRSVAEDILSRVNAETIATRVIEQATQHLQTCHVRFLGAMTDLEDVLEYAFKTNDRERARIREMSPKIARLELATHSIIDTRKFGIPTLGRKIGQGSQGDVFECGNFVNGEPCVVKVIDMKRQINDPDDLALEVHYTRSLGKNDRILPLYASVDYSGFLFLITPRMKWDLMKALPHIEFELERFRIAIETAKAIRFLHDQGIVHRDIKTENVLLSADGEVKVADFGLCKAEGLITDSIVGAPIAMPPEVIRGEAHNKSIDVYAFGILLWFILEGSGTCPKNYAQIRRPTDLMFLCMDGHRPEYISKFDKKSWDLMQRCWSGEAQDRPTFDDIVNELIKIKRTYEQNPKKR; encoded by the exons ATGGCGACATCACAGCGACGTGGCGATTCGGAAGAGGACGTTCTGAAAGCAGCGTTTTTGTCGTATACGGAAGACTCCCGTAACGTACTACGAATCAAGGATGCAACCGTCCAATGCTATGATGATATACGATGTCGGTTGTCTCCTGGATTAATGAAAGCAATCAATGAAAGGGGACTCAAACTTTTAGACCGAAAAGAACAGCAAGATATCGATCGAGTCGGTCAGAGACCCAGCTTGATTTTCGTTGGACAGACAAATTCGGGCAAGAGTTCATTGATCAATTTGATACTTGGTCACACGTATGTAGTAGCAAGAGAAACACCTTGCACAGCTCGACTGGTAAAATTAAGATATGGAGAGAAACCGATGGCATATGTTGTATCGAAGGACGACAAAATTATAGAGCAGAGGGATATAAAAAGAAGAGTACCAGAAGAATTCATAGAACTTAAAAAAGGGCGAAGAGATCCCGAAACCATCGGTACCTATGTCTTGGCAGAGGTGAAGAATGAATTCCTTGAGAGTGGCATCGAATTAGTAGATTCGCCAGGGCTACAGGAAAACGAAGAACTGGATAAAATGGTTCTTGGTGAACTTAGTAGGATCGTACCATTTGTGGTGTACGTACTGGACGGCAAAAATCAACTCACAAACCAG GATAGGGAAGATATAAGAAAGGTTCGAGAGGGGAATCGTGAAATTTTTTTTGTCGTAACCAAGGTCGATAAAGACGAAGATGAAGATGACGATGATGGCGATATTCCTGAGATGGAAGTTGTAAGAGAAAAGAAAACACGTGCTTACAACAGTCTTGTCAAAGAAGGCTTCTTGCCAACAGAAGTTCCGATGGAAAAGTGTCCGACTTTCCATGGTATTTCTAATTGGAGAGTTAGACAGTTTAAAGGTAACAAAGAGTATATGCCTTTCGTTGAAGATTATAACCGCTTTAAGAACTGTCTTTGCAGCTTCGTGTCTTCCTCTCTTGGTGCCATTATTGTTAGTGCAAGCACTACTCTGGTAGCATCTCATACTCGCTGCCTTGACTTCTTCATTGGACGAGCAACACAATCCAAGTATACAGAAGAGGAGTCTAAGCAGAAAATGGACACGTGTCGCCAAACAGAAAATAAGATCTACTCCAAGATGTTCAACAAAATACGAACCCGGAAAAGCGGTTTTACAAGTAGCGTAGCCAAAGCCATCACAGATAAAAAAGCTGCAATACTGAAAATTGCATCATCACACAAGTTCATAGATATAGATGTCCCCGGGGATGAACTTGTGAACAAAAACGAGCTGGCAAAGCAGTGTACGGAGCAAATCGAACGCCTCGTCATCTCATTTCTGAGCACGAATATCACAGAGACTTTAGGTAGCGATTTCAGAGATGAAAATAGCATCATGGCCGACTTAGTGCAGACAGCCCAAGAGCTGGAAATGGTTGGCCAGAAGTCGGATTCTGACTATGAAGTTTCAGAAATCCTCAGGCAATGTACCATGTCCTCGTACAATGTAGAAAACGCTATCGCTCTAGAACAGACTACGTGGAAGATGTCTGCACGACGATTCATCAGAAAAACTATTGATATGATGCGAGATCCGATAGCTACTCTGCGAGGACAAATACGAGTGAATGAAAAGTGGAAGAGGTCAGTTGCAGAGGACATCCTAAGTCGTGTCAATGCTGAAACAATCGCAACGAGAGTGATTGAGCAAGCCACGCAGCATCTCCAAACTTGTCATGTAAGATTCTTGGGGGCCATGACAGATCTTGAAGATGTTCTAGAATACGCcttcaaaacaaatgacagaGAGAGAGCGCGAATAAGAGAAATGTCGCCCAAGATAGCACGCCTGGAGCTGGCCACCCATTCTATCATCGACACAAGGAAATTCGGAATACCAACCCTAGGTAGGAAGATAGGACAGGGCAGTCAGGGAGACGTCTTTGAATGTGGAAACTTTGTAAATGGTGAACCATGTGTTGTCAAAGTTATTGACATGAAGAGACAAATCAACGACCCCGATGACCTTGCACTTGAGGTTCATTATACAAG gtcACTTGGGAAAAACGACAGAATACTACCTCTGTATGCGAGTGTGGATTACAGTGGATTCCTGTTTCTTATTACACCTCGAATGAAGTGGGACCTGATGAAAGCCTTACCTCACATCGAGTTTGAGTTGGAGAGATTCCGAATAGCCATTGAAACAGCCAAAGCTATTCGATTCTTACACGATCAAGGAATAGTTCACAGGGATATCAAAACTGAGAATGTTCTG TTGAGTGCTGACGGTGAAGTTAAGGTAGCAGATTTCGGACTCTGCAAAGCAGAAGGCCTTATCACTGATTCGATTGTTGGTGCTCCCATAGCAATGCCCCCAGAGGTCATCCGAGGAGAAGCTCACAACAAGTCGATCGATGTTTACGCCTTCGGTATTCTGCTTTGGTTTATTTTGGAAGGGTCCGGTACTTGTCCTAAAAACTACGCACAGATTAGACGTCCAACTGATTTGATGTTTCTTTGCATGGATGGACACCGTCCGGAGTATATCTCAAAGTTTGACAAGAAATCATGGGACTTAATGCAGAGATGTTGGAGTGGAGAAGCACAAGATAGACCCACATTTGACGACATTGTCAACGAACTCATTAAGATTAAACGTACTTATGAACAAAACCCAAAGAAAAGATAA